One genomic region from Phragmites australis chromosome 1, lpPhrAust1.1, whole genome shotgun sequence encodes:
- the LOC133924880 gene encoding uncharacterized protein LOC133924880, with protein MADSTAMTIDFLRARLLSERSVSRAAKERADELAKSVAELEEQVRAVTEQRRQAERAAAEVLAILESHDFSGHLSDVDDDLGSDQDGDEEGEEDAKSRCDTARALGEEEPSGTAQPGGLSWKGRSVSPRKARQLKQKHRRSYFYSLSSSDSSPKYRMGQSCRKNKRRMEPRNGGSGRSASPEEGSGDVVAAESQKARQDGSDCTDDGQADMDGGDERSSGDGSGGQYVIRCEKDGEMERVLERQAELIGQYEEEEKAQREWEKQYNENRKANKGDAEVQHKPYQVKKGREQSNQRATVTDQQIHCDVEAKSCHKNLPSTSNPSAECLPNGSLSESLQIASQENCAQLREANDEPDHGRAQAASVSAQESSNTSTVTRQDQDRGDENSDGDSGCNTNARPREHYAIKAPLDGSPSSDTLNSKVSDRSSSHFHDHTDSQLDTQTYRPSSSSNVDVGSVLEALQRARISLRAKLTKPVPPNQVTLALPAPGDEHKEHDDMPANDNSNSYREELSSSSPARQEILALPAPEDYHESVALQFNDTGISVSGKLSSSSPRREEILALPAPGDDYRREIEDYIKIPVSTPGLFRLPTDSFPVDQTMFSRNACGSEFSLGAASSRHAVFASNPAATEVPTVSGGGSVFSAKQRCDLHSSALLSVPTSGRCSDIPRPDFTVGGTCTSLPFRIPGLKEDLRRGMPLGDEDLFMQRGIDYTISN; from the exons GTCGCAGAGCTTGAGGAGCAGGTCCGGGCGGTGACGGAGCAGAGGCGGCAGGCGGAGCGGGCGGCCGCAGAGGTGCTCGCCATCCTGGAGTCCCATGACTTCAGCGGCCACCTCTCGGACGTGGACGACGACTTGGGCTCCGACCAGGACGGCgacgaggagggggaggaggacgcGAAGAGCCGCTGCGACACGGCCCGCGCCCTGGGGGAGGAGGAGCCGTCCGGGACGGCCCAGCCCGGCGGGCTGTCGTGGAAAGGCCGCAGCGTGAGCCCGCGCAAGGCCAGGCAGCTCAAGCAGAAGCACAGACGGAGCTACTTCTACTCTCTGTCCTCCTCCGATTCCTCTCCCAAGTACCGGATGGGGCAGTCGTGCCGCAAGAACAAGCGGCGGATGGAGCCGAG AAATGGCGGCAGCGGTAGGTCGGCGTCACCGGAAGAGGGCAGCGGTGACGTCGTGGCCGCGGAGAGTCAGAAGGCGCGGCAAGATGGATCGGACTGTACGGACGACGGCCAGGCTGACATGGACGGTGGAGATGAGCGGAGTTCAGGGGATGGTAGTGGTGGCCAGTACGTGATCAGGTGCGAGAAGGATGGGGAGATGGAGAGGGTGCTGGAGAGGCAGGCCGAGCTGATAGGGCAGTACGAGGAAGAGGAGAAAGCTCAGAGGGAGTGGGAGAAGCAGTACAACGAGAACCGGAAGGCAAATAAG GGTGATGCTGAGGTACAGCATAAGCCATATCAGGTCAAAAAAGGCCGGGAGCAGAGCAACCAACGTGCTACTGTTACAGACCAACAAATTCATTGTGATGTGGAGGCAAAATCATGTCACAAGAATCTCCCCAGCACCAGCAATCCCTCTGCTGAATGTCTGCCGAACGGTTCCCTTTCAGAATCACTACAAATCGCATCACAAGAAAACTGTGCCCAGCTGCGTGAAGCAAACGACGAGCCTGATCACGGTCGTGCGCAGGCTGCTTCTGTTTCAGCACAAGAAAGCTCCAATACCAGCACGGTCACAAGGCAAGATCAAGACCGGGGAGACGAAAACTCAGACGGCGATTCAGGCTGCAACACTAATGCTCGACCTCGTGAGCACTACGCCATAAAAGCACCATTAGATGGGAGCCCCTCGAGTGACACCCTCAACAGCAAGGTCTCTGACAGGAGCTCGTCACACTTCCATGACCACACAGACAGCCAGCTTGACACACAGACGTATCGGCCGTCAAGCAGCAGCAATGTGGACGTAGGGAGTGTCCTGGAAGCGCTTCAACGAGCCAGGATTTCCCTGAGAGCCAAACTGACCAAGCCAGTTCCTCCCAACCAGGTGACCTTGGCGCTCCCAGCACCAGGAGATGAGCACAAAGAACACGACGACATGCCGGCCAACGACAACAGCAATTCGTATAGAGAAGAGCTCAGCAGTTCAAGTCCAGCTCGTCAGGAGATTTTGGCTCTCCCGGCACCAGAGGATTACCATGAAAGCGTGGCTTTGCAGTTCAATGACACCGGCATTTCGGTCTCAGGAAAACTAAGCAGTTCAAGCCCTCGTCGTGAGGAGATTTTGGCGCTCCCCGCACCAGGAGACGATTACCGCAGGGAGATAGAGGATTACATTAAGATCCCCGTTAGCACTCCCGGATTGTTTCGGCTGCCAACGGACTCGTTTCCAGTGGATCAGACAATGTTCTCAAGAAATGCCTGTGGCTCAGAGTTTAGTTTGGGGGCAGCTAGTAGTCGGCATGCCGTCTTCGCAAGCAACCCTGCTGCTACAGAGGTTCCAACGGTTTCTGGAGGTGGTTCTGTGTTTTCAGCGAAGCAACGCTGTGATCTTCACAGTTCTGCACTGCTCTCAGTGCCTACTTCTGGTAGGTGCAGCGACATTCCAAGACCAGATTTTACAGTTGGGGGTACTTGTACTTCTCTTCCTTTTAGAATTCCAGGGCTGAAGGAAGATCTGAGGAGAGGAATGCCTCTTGGAGATGAAGATTTGTTCATGCAGCGTGGTATCGATTACACCATTTCGAATTAG